The Bacillus spongiae genomic interval TTCGAGATAATGCGAAATTCAATGTATTTAAATACAACAAATAGTAGTGGTAGTTTCATAGTGTAGGACCTATAACCATGGTAGATTATCCATAAATAAAGAATATAGATTTTTTTAATCATGTATATATGTGAAGGGAAATTTAAAATTGTACGTTATATAATAGACATAATGTGATTTCAAAAACAAGTTGAAGGTGACTGACTATGAAAATAGGACAATTTTCGAAACAAAATAAAATAAGCATAAATACAACTAGACACTACATAGACCTTGGCTTACTAACACCTGAGAAAGCATCGGGACAATATCAATTTGATGAGCAATGCCATAACGATGTGAAAGATATTATTTTTCTAAAGAATCTCGGTTTTACATTAAGTGAAATAAAAACAATCTTTCAATATAAAAGGCTAGGTAAATTATCCGCACTTGAAAATAATGAATTTTACAAAGAGATTTTTTTAGAAAAGCTACATACGATTGAGCATAAAATAGCCCAATACGAAGAAGTGAGAGAAAATTTACAGAATGAACTTACCCATTTAACTGCATCGAATAAACCTAAATACAAAAAAATAGGTCTTAGCCTATCAGTGCTCTCACTTTTAGAATGCAAAAAATGCGGCGTTACTTTAAGCATCAAAAATGGAGATATCGTTAACAATCAAATTTTACATGGTGTTCTTCAATGTAGCTGCGAGCATCAACACTTTATTAAAGACGGAATTCTTTTTACTCCACAAACCATTCAACATGCTCACCACGTTAAAAGTCCAAACCATATGTTAAAGGAATTCAACTATTTTATATCAGATTACATTAAGGAAACAGATGAAAAATATTTAGATTATATCTATCAAGCTGTTGACTGGGTCTATAGAAGAGTTGATTTTGAGCAATTAAGTCATAAAACATTGCTCCATCTTGGTACAGGAATTGGTTTCTCGTTAAGGCGTCTATACAAC includes:
- a CDS encoding MerR family transcriptional regulator; its protein translation is MKIGQFSKQNKISINTTRHYIDLGLLTPEKASGQYQFDEQCHNDVKDIIFLKNLGFTLSEIKTIFQYKRLGKLSALENNEFYKEIFLEKLHTIEHKIAQYEEVRENLQNELTHLTASNKPKYKKIGLSLSVLSLLECKKCGVTLSIKNGDIVNNQILHGVLQCSCEHQHFIKDGILFTPQTIQHAHHVKSPNHMLKEFNYFISDYIKETDEKYLDYIYQAVDWVYRRVDFEQLSHKTLLHLGTGIGFSLRRLYNSLPKDCLYIAVDHNYKRHYVLKNILETYEEQKNILFICSDFLHIPLKNQAVDFLMDTGSSEHSFQHESFLLEKVQHYLKKENNLIGAYLTYENYHIKNVINPAYRQNLQLNNIKEKIRALGYDLVDDMNSIPVDQSPGKYELPLQEGEKIHTYLYYGKRLG